In Hyalangium gracile, the genomic stretch CACGCTCGCCGACAGCGCGATGGCGTTCAGCGGGTTGCGCAGATCATGACTGACGATGCCCAGGAAGCGCTCGCGGAACTCCGCCGACCGCCGCAGCTCCTCCTCGCGCTTGCGGGGCTCCGTCATGTCCGTGCTGATGACCACCGCGCCCACGATGTGCTCACCCATGCGCACCGGCGCCGCCGCGCAGCGCGCCACCAGGGCGCGGCCCGTGCCGGCATGGCGCAGCACCATGTCGCGCGTCACCGCCTCGCCGCGAAGGGCGCGCGCGAAGGGCACCTCCTCGCTCGGGATGCGCTCGCCACTCTCCAGGTCCCGATACTGGAGCCGCTCCGCCAGCTCCACCGGAGAGGTGCGCTTGAGGTTCTCGCCCAGCAGCTCCCGCGCGGGCGCGTTGGCGTGGGTGATGGACTCGGCGTCTCCCACGTACACCGCGTCCGGGATGCTCTCGAGGATGGCCTCCAGCTGCGCCGCGTTGCGCGCCACCGTGCCCGCGGCCCGCTTGCCCTCCAGGGCCGTCGCCTCCAGGGCCTGATCCAGGAAGCGGTGGAGCACCCGCAGCTCCGAGAACTGGAGCGTGCCCCCGGACTCCTCCAGCAGCCCGAGGAGCACCTCGCGCAAGAGCCCGTGCGCGCGCAGCAGCACCATCGCGCCGAGCCCGGAGGGGGGCAGCGCGCTCGTGGGGGGCATCGCCGAGGAGGCCTCGGGCCCTCGGGACTCCGCCGAGAGCGCCTCCTGGAGCGCATCGAG encodes the following:
- a CDS encoding sensor histidine kinase; amino-acid sequence: MNGLRELLASRRGEILSRLEREARERLAVEAPARALLVGSLPGMLDALQEALSAESRGPEASSAMPPTSALPPSGLGAMVLLRAHGLLREVLLGLLEESGGTLQFSELRVLHRFLDQALEATALEGKRAAGTVARNAAQLEAILESIPDAVYVGDAESITHANAPARELLGENLKRTSPVELAERLQYRDLESGERIPSEEVPFARALRGEAVTRDMVLRHAGTGRALVARCAAAPVRMGEHIVGAVVISTDMTEPRKREEELRRSAEFRERFLGIVSHDLRNPLNAIALSASVLLREEDLAPRTRKVAGRISQSAERMGRMISDLLDFTRGRLGGGIPITRQSADLRVICRPVLEELRVARPERELRLRAEGELLGEWDADRLAQLVGNLVKNALDYSPPDMPVTVAMLEEGAWVRLEVHNLGEPISPLLLPKLFEPFRRGMRREESSQSAGLGLGLFIAHQIALAHEGMLEVRSTREEGTTFTVRLPRAPQGGARP